A genomic window from Halorubrum lacusprofundi ATCC 49239 includes:
- a CDS encoding DICT sensory domain-containing protein: MTESFRGFFDEIDAPSRSLVVVNRSEPEPVRNLLDSLLEDQSVAIRERDLPDADTDIVLLVEDGEVIARSTLDELLESVLLINSDLYKTGAIDLNEVTLPDVLSGLDEVPFRLRGYPHSNKEKLLLIVVSRVIERIAAEAGGGTLRASFQRLSRLQDERGTREVYETLGNSGVDVHVYGVGDADPGVSLPVTVHEGRSSPYRRSWFVVFNPPPGADAARSVALVALEDEPNVWDGFWTFRPKLVDRIDRHIATTL; the protein is encoded by the coding sequence ATGACCGAGTCGTTTCGCGGGTTCTTCGACGAGATCGACGCCCCAAGTCGGTCGCTCGTGGTCGTCAACCGGTCCGAGCCGGAGCCGGTTCGGAACCTGCTCGACTCCCTGCTTGAGGACCAGTCGGTCGCGATCCGCGAGCGCGACCTCCCGGACGCCGACACGGACATCGTCCTCCTCGTCGAGGACGGAGAGGTGATCGCTCGGTCAACGCTCGACGAGCTGCTCGAATCGGTGCTGCTCATCAACTCCGACCTGTACAAGACCGGCGCGATCGACCTCAACGAGGTCACGCTCCCCGACGTGCTTTCCGGTCTCGACGAGGTGCCCTTCCGGCTCCGCGGCTACCCTCACTCGAACAAGGAGAAGCTGCTGTTGATCGTCGTCTCCCGCGTCATCGAGCGGATCGCGGCCGAGGCGGGCGGCGGGACGCTCCGTGCGTCCTTCCAGCGCCTCTCCCGACTGCAGGACGAACGCGGAACCCGCGAGGTGTACGAGACCCTCGGTAACAGCGGCGTCGACGTCCACGTCTACGGAGTCGGCGACGCGGACCCCGGGGTGTCGCTCCCGGTGACGGTACACGAAGGCCGGTCGTCCCCGTACCGGCGATCGTGGTTCGTCGTCTTCAACCCGCCGCCGGGAGCGGACGCCGCCCGCTCCGTCGCGCTCGTCGCCCTCGAAGACGAGCCGAACGTGTGGGACGGGTTCTGGACGTTCCGCCCGAAACTCGTCGATCGGATCGACCGCCACATCGCGACGACGCTTTAA
- a CDS encoding AGE family epimerase/isomerase encodes MNETTREAVRTQARSHRARLLSVLRVQYPDALADRGYRLIHPTTGDPYAGDRRHLIATCRSVANFAVGALADGPDWCLDAAEHGLQFLREAHRADDGGYHLVVDAEGEPVDRTRSAYGHAFVLLAYARAVDAGIEGAERDLDATRELIDDRFRDDRGLLRSDCDADWTEREPYRGQNANMHACEAFLAAYEATDEARYLDRARHIAEAITVDLAAETDGLLWEHYTADWEHDFAYNVDEPRHQFRPPGYQPGHHAEWAKLLALLDRYEGEEGEDGESEDPAATIDWYTRARELFDAAVDRGWSENGFVYTHAADGSPIVADRYGWALAEAIGASAALAERAAARGDADEADRLRNWHRRFLVRTDLFRGPAGVWYEKRLPADADGDLVAQDPPGVEPDYHPAGAFFEGWRSARGELSDG; translated from the coding sequence ATGAACGAGACGACGCGCGAGGCGGTTCGAACGCAAGCGCGATCGCACCGGGCACGGCTGCTTTCGGTCCTGCGCGTGCAGTACCCCGACGCGCTCGCCGACCGCGGGTATCGCCTCATTCACCCGACGACCGGAGATCCCTACGCCGGAGACCGGCGGCACCTCATCGCGACCTGCCGATCGGTCGCCAACTTCGCGGTCGGCGCGCTCGCCGACGGCCCCGACTGGTGTCTCGACGCCGCCGAGCACGGCCTGCAATTCCTCCGGGAGGCGCACCGCGCCGACGACGGGGGGTATCACCTCGTCGTCGACGCGGAGGGCGAGCCGGTGGATCGGACGCGGTCGGCGTACGGCCACGCGTTCGTTCTACTGGCGTACGCCCGCGCGGTCGACGCCGGGATCGAGGGCGCCGAGCGCGACCTCGACGCGACCCGAGAGCTGATCGACGACCGGTTCCGCGACGACCGGGGACTCCTCCGGAGCGACTGCGACGCCGACTGGACCGAGCGAGAGCCGTACCGCGGCCAGAACGCGAACATGCACGCCTGCGAGGCGTTCCTCGCCGCCTACGAGGCGACGGACGAGGCGAGATACCTCGACCGCGCGCGTCACATCGCCGAGGCGATCACGGTCGACCTCGCCGCCGAGACCGACGGTCTGCTGTGGGAGCACTACACCGCCGACTGGGAGCACGACTTCGCGTACAACGTGGACGAGCCGCGCCACCAGTTCCGGCCGCCGGGGTACCAGCCGGGCCACCACGCGGAGTGGGCGAAGCTCCTCGCGCTGCTCGACCGGTACGAGGGCGAGGAGGGTGAGGATGGAGAGAGTGAGGATCCAGCCGCGACCATCGACTGGTACACCCGCGCCCGCGAACTGTTCGACGCCGCAGTCGACCGCGGCTGGTCGGAGAACGGATTCGTGTACACCCACGCGGCCGACGGGTCGCCGATCGTCGCCGATCGATACGGGTGGGCGCTCGCGGAGGCGATCGGCGCGTCCGCGGCACTGGCCGAGCGTGCGGCGGCTCGCGGCGACGCCGACGAGGCCGATCGGCTCCGGAACTGGCATCGGCGGTTCCTCGTTCGGACCGACCTGTTCCGCGGCCCGGCGGGCGTCTGGTACGAGAAGCGCCTGCCCGCGGACGCCGACGGCGACCTCGTCGCACAGGACCCGCCCGGCGTCGAACCCGACTACCACCCGGCCGGCGCGTTCTTCGAGGGGTGGCGCTCCGCGCGGGGAGAGCTGTCTGACGGGTGA
- a CDS encoding DNA adenine methylase gives MAEPILKWAGGKRQLLDELYARFPATYGRYHEPFVGGGAVFFDLEPTDATVNDANPRLVNFYERVRDEPEALIERLESFDDPDADPGPALPYAEETARDRDVESYYYQQRARFNRRPYEGEFDSLEEAALLLYLNRTCYNGLYRENADGGFNVPVGRYANPDWVQRDRIRRASDALTDATIRNDDFAYVLDAAEPGDLVYFDPPYEPMSATASFNEYSAEGFDRDDQRRLLDVAAELDEAGVRVVLSNSGVMYEPYAEAGFSVDIEGATRAINSDAGNRDEVDEIVATNVPPSERRADGQRDLAEF, from the coding sequence ATGGCCGAGCCGATTCTGAAGTGGGCCGGCGGGAAGCGGCAGCTCCTCGACGAGCTGTACGCCCGGTTCCCCGCGACGTACGGCCGTTACCACGAGCCGTTTGTCGGCGGCGGTGCGGTGTTCTTTGACCTCGAACCGACTGACGCGACGGTCAACGACGCGAATCCGCGGCTGGTGAACTTCTACGAGCGGGTGCGCGATGAGCCCGAAGCGCTGATCGAGCGGCTGGAATCGTTCGACGACCCCGACGCCGACCCGGGCCCCGCCCTCCCGTACGCCGAGGAGACCGCCCGCGATCGCGACGTGGAGAGCTACTACTACCAGCAGCGTGCGCGGTTCAACAGGCGCCCGTACGAGGGCGAATTCGATTCACTGGAGGAGGCCGCACTCCTGTTGTACCTCAATCGAACCTGCTACAACGGGCTCTACCGCGAGAACGCCGACGGCGGGTTCAACGTTCCCGTGGGCCGGTACGCGAACCCCGACTGGGTCCAGCGTGACCGGATCCGGCGAGCGAGCGACGCGCTCACGGACGCGACGATCCGGAACGACGACTTCGCGTACGTCCTCGACGCCGCGGAGCCGGGCGATCTGGTCTATTTCGATCCCCCCTACGAGCCGATGAGCGCGACCGCGAGCTTCAACGAGTACAGCGCCGAGGGGTTCGACCGCGACGACCAGCGCCGGCTGCTCGACGTGGCGGCCGAGCTCGACGAGGCCGGCGTGCGGGTCGTCCTCTCGAACAGCGGCGTGATGTACGAGCCGTACGCGGAGGCGGGCTTCTCCGTCGATATCGAGGGCGCGACCCGGGCGATCAACAGCGACGCGGGGAACCGCGACGAGGTCGACGAGATCGTCGCGACCAACGTCCCCCCGTCCGAGCGCCGCGCCGACGGACAGCGCGACCTCGCGGAGTTCTGA
- a CDS encoding NAD(P)/FAD-dependent oxidoreductase: MTHIGIVGAGAGAAAAAFTVDGAVPDADVTVFEKSGGLCGRAATRRHGELTYDYGANYLKADDDRVVELITETLDSEGLVDIAEPIYVFDADGEVSPGRDADEHKWSYRQGLTQIAKRLFARTDATVHRRTRIETVRRVGDRWEVDDASGVTRGPFDALLLNPPAPQTADLLRSAEWDSPVREALVDAVGDVAYRTVWTAVLHYPFPLDVPYYGLVNTDKAHAVGWLSRDECKSGHVPDGETLLIVQANHEWSVEHYDADPAENVAMLAEHAADIVGDDRLADPAWTDYQGWRYAQPETGVDRGPLDSACQEGLYLLGDWVAGEARVHAALANGLDVGERVADGV, encoded by the coding sequence GTGACACACATCGGCATCGTCGGCGCGGGAGCGGGGGCGGCGGCGGCGGCGTTCACCGTCGACGGCGCGGTCCCGGACGCGGACGTGACGGTCTTCGAGAAGTCCGGCGGGCTCTGTGGCCGCGCGGCGACCCGCCGGCACGGCGAGTTGACGTACGACTACGGCGCGAACTACCTGAAGGCCGACGACGACCGCGTGGTCGAGCTGATCACGGAGACGCTCGACAGCGAGGGGCTCGTCGATATCGCGGAACCGATCTACGTCTTCGACGCCGACGGCGAGGTCTCACCGGGCCGCGACGCGGACGAGCACAAGTGGAGCTACCGGCAGGGGCTCACGCAGATCGCGAAGCGGCTGTTCGCCCGAACCGACGCGACGGTGCACCGCCGGACGCGGATCGAGACGGTCCGCCGGGTCGGCGATCGGTGGGAGGTCGACGACGCGAGCGGCGTGACGCGGGGACCGTTCGACGCCCTCCTGTTGAATCCGCCGGCGCCACAGACCGCCGACCTCCTCCGAAGTGCGGAGTGGGACTCTCCCGTCCGCGAGGCGCTCGTCGACGCGGTCGGCGACGTGGCGTACCGCACCGTCTGGACCGCGGTCCTGCACTACCCGTTCCCGCTCGACGTGCCCTACTACGGGCTCGTCAACACCGACAAGGCGCACGCGGTCGGGTGGCTCTCCCGCGACGAGTGCAAGTCCGGCCACGTCCCCGACGGTGAGACGCTACTCATCGTGCAGGCGAACCACGAGTGGTCGGTCGAGCACTACGACGCAGACCCGGCCGAAAACGTCGCGATGCTGGCGGAACACGCCGCCGATATCGTCGGCGACGACCGACTGGCGGACCCAGCGTGGACGGATTACCAGGGGTGGCGGTACGCGCAGCCGGAGACGGGCGTCGATCGCGGCCCGCTCGACTCCGCCTGTCAAGAGGGGCTGTACCTCCTCGGCGACTGGGTCGCCGGGGAGGCCAGAGTCCACGCCGCGCTCGCGAACGGCCTCGACGTCGGCGAGCGGGTCGCAGACGGGGTCTGA
- a CDS encoding universal stress protein, with protein sequence MTDLDIDLVLVSVDGSEESHEAVDYAIAVAAEYDASVHALYVLDEDVVRAIDHGVVDEGDVADDTEAFTDSVVRRAEAAGIAHSNSIAYGFSTKVKTVHPGSVVLDTAEELESDFIVVPREPVSGDPGEVLGKAAEYVLLYASQPVLSV encoded by the coding sequence ATGACCGATCTCGACATCGACCTCGTCCTCGTGTCCGTGGACGGCAGCGAGGAGTCCCACGAGGCGGTCGACTACGCGATCGCCGTCGCCGCCGAGTACGACGCGAGCGTCCACGCCTTATACGTGCTCGACGAGGACGTGGTCCGCGCGATCGACCACGGCGTGGTCGACGAGGGCGACGTGGCCGACGACACCGAGGCGTTCACCGACTCCGTGGTGCGGCGCGCCGAGGCGGCCGGCATCGCCCACAGCAACTCCATCGCCTACGGGTTCTCCACGAAGGTGAAGACGGTTCACCCCGGCAGCGTCGTCCTCGACACCGCCGAGGAGCTGGAGTCGGACTTCATCGTCGTCCCGCGCGAGCCCGTCTCCGGCGACCCCGGCGAGGTGCTCGGGAAGGCCGCCGAGTACGTCCTCCTGTACGCCAGCCAGCCCGTGCTGTCCGTGTGA
- a CDS encoding MFS transporter produces the protein MADDGDGATDPDDASESDDSGVDDGADDGVDYAGRAAEILGFSRWWQIVAAAGMMAAVSPYQYVWSSIEQPLAESLDLALPALGAVFSFYVVFQSLSQFPAGKWRDSRGPGALTFLAALLAGGGYVGLAYATTLWQLYLLYSLGAIGVGIVYTVAVNTAVKWFPDRTGLTTGVGTMAFAGGSALVVPYVRANATAAAYGDVLRNVGVAILVVTLVGAYLLRDPPDDWLGLEEDGDGAEGGDRSDNLAASLRGRAYTTREMLSTWQFWLLYAMFVAMAGADLIVIANVVRFAEQFGLAAVVATASATLLPVAAGVSRMILGEASDRFDRKKVMAASFVLAGVFRLALIGAGRAEAGVAFVALVMAAMFFSSPLFVYFPSVIADYYGSQNSSGNYAVLYTAKVGGGVFAGTVTGYLVATAGWIPTFALGGGLAIAAGLAALLLRPPSGSGLEADATAAAD, from the coding sequence ATGGCTGACGACGGTGACGGAGCGACTGACCCCGACGACGCCTCGGAGTCGGACGACTCCGGAGTCGACGACGGCGCCGACGACGGCGTCGACTACGCCGGGCGAGCCGCCGAGATCCTCGGCTTCTCGCGCTGGTGGCAGATCGTCGCCGCCGCGGGGATGATGGCGGCGGTGAGCCCCTACCAGTACGTCTGGTCGTCGATCGAACAGCCGCTGGCCGAGAGCCTCGACCTCGCCCTGCCGGCGCTCGGCGCGGTGTTTTCCTTTTACGTCGTCTTCCAGTCGCTCTCGCAGTTCCCCGCCGGGAAGTGGCGCGACAGCCGCGGTCCGGGCGCGCTCACGTTCCTCGCCGCCCTGCTCGCCGGCGGCGGGTACGTCGGACTCGCGTACGCGACGACGCTCTGGCAGCTGTACCTGCTGTACTCGCTCGGCGCGATCGGCGTGGGGATCGTGTACACGGTCGCGGTCAACACCGCGGTCAAGTGGTTCCCGGACCGGACGGGACTCACCACCGGCGTCGGAACGATGGCGTTCGCGGGCGGGAGCGCGCTCGTGGTCCCGTACGTCCGCGCGAACGCCACCGCCGCCGCCTACGGCGACGTACTGCGGAACGTCGGGGTCGCCATCCTCGTCGTGACGCTCGTCGGCGCGTACCTCCTCCGGGACCCGCCGGACGACTGGCTAGGGCTGGAGGAGGACGGAGACGGAGCGGAAGGCGGAGACCGAAGCGACAACCTCGCGGCGTCGCTCCGCGGTCGCGCGTACACGACCCGCGAGATGCTCTCGACGTGGCAGTTCTGGCTGCTGTACGCGATGTTCGTCGCGATGGCCGGGGCCGACCTGATCGTCATCGCCAACGTCGTGCGCTTCGCCGAGCAGTTCGGGCTGGCGGCGGTCGTCGCGACCGCGTCGGCGACCCTCTTACCCGTCGCTGCCGGCGTCTCGCGGATGATTCTCGGGGAGGCGTCCGACCGCTTCGACCGCAAGAAGGTGATGGCCGCCTCGTTCGTGCTCGCCGGTGTGTTCCGGCTCGCGCTTATCGGCGCCGGGCGAGCGGAGGCCGGGGTCGCGTTCGTCGCGCTGGTGATGGCGGCGATGTTCTTCTCCTCGCCGCTGTTCGTCTACTTCCCGTCGGTGATCGCCGACTACTACGGCTCGCAAAACTCCTCCGGCAACTACGCGGTCCTCTACACCGCGAAGGTCGGCGGCGGGGTCTTCGCCGGCACCGTGACCGGCTACCTCGTCGCGACGGCCGGCTGGATCCCGACGTTCGCGCTCGGGGGCGGGCTGGCGATCGCCGCGGGGCTGGCGGCGCTCCTGCTCCGACCGCCGAGCGGGTCGGGGCTTGAGGCGGACGCGACGGCTGCGGCCGACTAG
- a CDS encoding helix-turn-helix domain-containing protein: protein MKRVQFAAAYPERLVHPLHRRVIEPGPVTRAELLTWSPTADATTLFWCDADADATASVVRVVDSLVEKELVEDGDGTYAFLRQDGYEFAPAVLDAIAAAHVVFLPPVVFLDTGDVRFEAVGEAAALGAFHEALTDLGDVAIEQVHEFERTASPSRLTDRQRDALEAAVAAGYYEIPRDGAVEDVAAALDCSTSTAGELVRKAEAAVIREFVAAGGL, encoded by the coding sequence ATGAAACGCGTCCAGTTCGCGGCGGCGTACCCGGAGCGGCTCGTGCATCCGCTTCACCGTCGGGTCATCGAGCCCGGGCCGGTGACCCGTGCCGAGCTGTTGACGTGGAGTCCCACTGCGGACGCGACGACGCTGTTCTGGTGTGACGCGGACGCAGACGCGACGGCGTCGGTCGTTCGGGTCGTCGACTCGCTCGTGGAGAAGGAACTCGTCGAAGACGGGGACGGGACGTACGCGTTCCTCCGACAGGACGGCTACGAGTTCGCGCCGGCGGTGCTTGACGCGATCGCGGCCGCACACGTGGTCTTTCTCCCGCCGGTCGTCTTTCTGGACACGGGCGACGTGCGGTTCGAGGCGGTCGGAGAAGCGGCGGCGCTCGGCGCGTTCCACGAGGCGCTCACCGACCTCGGCGACGTTGCCATCGAGCAGGTCCACGAGTTCGAGCGGACGGCGTCGCCGTCGCGGCTCACCGATCGGCAGCGAGACGCGTTGGAGGCGGCAGTCGCGGCGGGGTATTACGAGATACCCCGCGACGGGGCCGTCGAAGACGTCGCCGCGGCCCTCGACTGCTCGACGAGCACGGCCGGCGAACTGGTGCGGAAGGCCGAGGCAGCGGTGATCCGCGAGTTCGTCGCGGCCGGCGGTTTATAA
- a CDS encoding SDR family NAD(P)-dependent oxidoreductase, whose protein sequence is MSSNDLSDRVIALTGATSGIGRRAAVTLAERGATVAAVGRNRERGEALAAESDAAAGTIRFHRADLATQSAVRDLAAELRESYDRLDVLAHNAGLSVRSRTETADGIELTLAVNHLAPYLLTRELFDQLAGSAPARVVVTASDLHRRATLDFDDLQFADGYDPLEAYARSKLANVAFTLELADRIPEAAGVTANCLHPGFVPSTNLFRDAALRTRLAVRIAGLLPGVGTTRRAAADRLVRLVASPEYAERTGRYVGEEEMTPADDTVDSETRERLWSVSADLVGIDPDWP, encoded by the coding sequence GTGTCATCGAACGACCTTTCCGACCGCGTGATCGCCCTCACGGGCGCGACCAGCGGTATCGGCCGTCGTGCGGCCGTGACGCTGGCCGAACGCGGAGCCACCGTCGCCGCAGTCGGGCGGAATCGGGAGCGTGGCGAGGCGCTCGCCGCCGAGAGCGACGCGGCGGCCGGGACGATCCGGTTTCACCGCGCCGATCTGGCGACCCAGTCGGCGGTTCGCGATCTGGCCGCCGAACTCCGCGAATCGTACGATCGGCTCGACGTTCTCGCGCACAACGCCGGGCTCTCGGTGAGGTCGCGGACGGAGACCGCAGACGGGATCGAACTCACGCTGGCCGTGAACCACCTCGCGCCGTACCTCCTCACCCGCGAGCTGTTCGACCAGCTCGCCGGCTCGGCGCCCGCCCGGGTCGTCGTCACCGCCTCCGACCTCCATCGGCGTGCGACGCTCGACTTCGACGACCTCCAGTTCGCCGACGGCTACGACCCCTTGGAGGCGTACGCCCGATCGAAGCTCGCGAACGTCGCGTTCACGCTCGAACTCGCCGATCGGATCCCGGAGGCAGCGGGAGTCACGGCGAACTGCCTCCATCCGGGGTTCGTCCCCTCGACGAACCTGTTCCGCGACGCCGCGCTCCGAACCCGGCTCGCGGTCCGCATCGCGGGGCTCCTGCCCGGCGTCGGGACGACGCGCCGAGCCGCGGCCGACCGCCTCGTACGACTCGTCGCGTCACCGGAGTACGCCGAGCGAACCGGTCGCTACGTCGGCGAGGAAGAAATGACGCCCGCGGACGACACGGTCGACTCCGAGACGCGCGAGCGGCTCTGGAGCGTCAGCGCCGACCTCGTCGGGATCGACCCCGACTGGCCGTGA
- a CDS encoding DUF7260 family protein, whose product MATTTEPADGSPDLLDDAREALRTEHRRVGDEYGAFRAFLGRVASVPSEPIRTDGGAGPIAGSGGSIGVARGASAVGTAGSSSAGPPAGSGLVAVRDAYQETVMSVPHYEIEYDDTYQRSVAEECGPELAYALTRGSRFHAECKRSLIDRVETAIEERERFVETIRSETESVERAASRLAPIQSEVASTARTDFTEDGFGTLDAYRARAEALIGDCDRIATRRQRELACYERDLAIDGDLDVPTYLYQDLDATYPVLATVGTVGDRLDDLKRRIERAMAHAS is encoded by the coding sequence ATGGCAACGACGACCGAGCCGGCGGACGGGAGCCCGGACCTGCTGGACGACGCGCGGGAGGCGCTCCGGACCGAGCACCGGCGCGTCGGCGACGAATACGGGGCGTTCCGCGCCTTCCTCGGGCGCGTCGCGTCCGTCCCGTCGGAGCCGATTCGGACCGACGGCGGCGCGGGACCGATCGCGGGCAGTGGCGGTTCAATCGGAGTCGCCAGGGGAGCCAGCGCGGTCGGAACCGCCGGCTCCTCCAGCGCGGGGCCGCCGGCGGGGTCGGGACTCGTCGCGGTCAGGGACGCGTACCAGGAGACAGTGATGTCCGTCCCGCACTACGAGATCGAGTACGACGACACCTACCAGCGGAGCGTCGCCGAGGAGTGCGGCCCCGAACTGGCGTACGCGCTCACTCGCGGGTCGCGGTTCCACGCCGAGTGTAAGCGATCCCTGATCGACAGAGTCGAGACCGCTATCGAGGAACGCGAGCGATTCGTCGAGACGATCCGATCGGAGACGGAGTCGGTCGAGCGGGCCGCCTCCCGACTCGCCCCGATCCAGAGTGAGGTCGCGTCGACCGCCCGGACGGATTTCACCGAGGACGGATTCGGGACGCTTGACGCCTATCGCGCCCGGGCCGAGGCGCTGATCGGCGACTGCGATCGGATCGCCACGCGCCGCCAGCGAGAACTCGCGTGCTACGAGCGCGACCTCGCGATCGACGGTGATCTCGACGTTCCCACGTACCTGTATCAGGACCTCGACGCGACGTACCCCGTCTTGGCGACGGTCGGAACCGTCGGCGACCGGCTCGACGACCTGAAGCGCCGGATCGAGCGAGCGATGGCCCACGCGAGCTGA
- a CDS encoding alpha/beta fold hydrolase, which produces MMTQTAPAPDRPSTRDDVQFATVEETGDRRLAYAEYGAENGSPMVFLHGTPGSRRLAELFESTARDTDVRILAPDRPGYGRSDPWSDRSIRDGGRVVRTVLDHAGIDTARLVAFSGGAPYAFAAAAALPSRIDRLDVVAGATPPEYARERPTTQRVLNWIGSTAPSVLAALFRAQRWVAQRRDPSFVVAQYTTGDPTDAVSDHAAEIVRADFLEALARNRSGAVTEFRQIAADWNVDFEAIDAAVRFWHGGDDANVPIAAVRRFEAELPTARLAVLDGADHLQTLLRSVPEILNDSSSPARRKTATETGI; this is translated from the coding sequence ATGATGACACAGACCGCTCCCGCGCCGGACCGACCGTCGACGAGAGACGACGTACAGTTCGCGACGGTCGAGGAAACGGGCGACCGACGGCTCGCGTACGCGGAGTACGGGGCGGAAAACGGCTCTCCGATGGTGTTTCTCCACGGGACGCCGGGTTCGCGCCGGCTCGCGGAGCTGTTCGAGTCGACGGCGCGGGACACTGATGTCCGTATACTCGCACCGGACCGTCCCGGATACGGTCGATCCGACCCCTGGTCCGACCGATCGATACGGGACGGCGGGCGAGTCGTCCGCACCGTACTCGACCACGCCGGGATCGACACTGCGCGTCTCGTCGCGTTCTCGGGCGGCGCCCCGTACGCGTTCGCGGCCGCGGCGGCGCTGCCGAGTCGGATCGATCGACTGGACGTGGTCGCCGGCGCGACCCCGCCGGAGTACGCTCGCGAGCGTCCCACGACACAGCGAGTGTTGAACTGGATCGGATCGACGGCGCCCTCGGTGCTCGCCGCGCTGTTCCGCGCCCAGCGGTGGGTGGCACAGCGCCGCGACCCCTCGTTCGTCGTCGCCCAGTACACTACCGGCGATCCGACCGACGCCGTGTCCGACCACGCGGCGGAGATCGTCCGGGCGGACTTCCTCGAAGCGCTTGCCCGCAACCGCAGCGGCGCAGTCACCGAGTTCCGACAGATCGCGGCCGATTGGAACGTCGACTTCGAAGCGATCGACGCGGCGGTTCGGTTCTGGCACGGCGGCGACGACGCGAACGTCCCGATCGCTGCCGTTCGACGGTTCGAGGCGGAGCTACCGACCGCCCGGCTAGCGGTGCTCGACGGTGCAGACCATCTCCAGACGCTGCTTCGCTCCGTCCCCGAGATTCTGAACGACTCCTCGTCACCTGCGCGACGGAAGACGGCGACCGAAACCGGCATTTAA
- a CDS encoding competence/damage-inducible protein A, whose product MEVALITVGDELLAGDTVNTNANWLAAELSDRGVAVKRILSVPDDRAVIAECVRAYADAFDAVIVTGGLGGTPDDVTLEAVADAFDRELVPTDLTREAVERRLAEIRERLPDSDVNVDVEAEAAVPEGSRPLLNDSGLAPGCVVEGVYVMPGIPEELKAMFASVADEFAGDRRSRFLYTVEPESDIVPALEAAGEQFDVAIGCYPDREAEHNRLKVTATDEDALDEAAAWLLANVDASETPVRRDWGSE is encoded by the coding sequence ATGGAGGTCGCGCTGATCACGGTCGGCGACGAACTGCTCGCGGGCGACACGGTGAACACGAACGCCAACTGGCTCGCCGCGGAGCTGAGCGACCGCGGCGTCGCCGTGAAACGGATCCTCTCCGTGCCGGACGACCGCGCCGTCATCGCGGAATGCGTCCGGGCGTACGCCGACGCATTTGACGCCGTGATCGTCACGGGCGGGCTCGGTGGGACCCCGGACGACGTGACGCTGGAGGCGGTCGCCGACGCATTCGATCGCGAACTGGTTCCGACCGACCTGACGCGCGAGGCGGTCGAGCGGCGGCTGGCCGAGATCCGCGAGCGGCTCCCCGACAGCGACGTCAACGTGGATGTCGAAGCAGAGGCCGCGGTCCCGGAAGGAAGCCGCCCACTTTTAAATGACTCCGGACTCGCGCCGGGCTGCGTCGTCGAGGGCGTCTACGTCATGCCTGGGATCCCCGAGGAGCTGAAGGCGATGTTCGCGTCCGTCGCCGACGAGTTCGCTGGCGATCGCCGGTCGCGGTTCCTCTACACCGTCGAGCCGGAGTCGGACATCGTCCCCGCGCTGGAGGCGGCAGGCGAACAGTTCGATGTCGCCATCGGCTGTTACCCCGACCGCGAGGCGGAGCACAACCGACTGAAGGTGACTGCGACCGACGAAGACGCGCTCGACGAGGCGGCGGCGTGGCTGCTGGCGAACGTCGACGCCAGTGAGACGCCGGTGCGACGCGACTGGGGCAGCGAGTGA